A portion of the Phyllopteryx taeniolatus isolate TA_2022b chromosome 15, UOR_Ptae_1.2, whole genome shotgun sequence genome contains these proteins:
- the rpl37 gene encoding 60S ribosomal protein L37, translated as MTKGTSSFGKRRNKTHTLCRRCGSKAYHLQKSSCGKCGYPEKRKRKYNWSAKAKRRNTTGTGRLRHLKVVYRRFRNGFREGTTPKPRRAAVAASSSS; from the exons ATG ACGAAGGGAACATCCTCTTTCGGTAAGCGCAGGAACAAGACGCACACCCTGTGCCGTCGTTGTGGCTCCAAAGCCTACCACCTGCAGAAGTCCTCCTGCGGCAAGTGTGGCTACCCCGAGAAGCGCAAGAGAAAGT ACAACTGGAGCGCAAAGGCCAAGCGGAGGAACACCACCGGCACCGGTCGTCTGAGGCATCTCAAGGTTGTCTACCGTCGATTCAG GAATGGTTTCCGGGAAGGTACCACCCCCAAGCCCAGACGCGCTGCAGTGGCCGCTTCCAGCTCCTCctaa